One Oscillatoria salina IIICB1 genomic window carries:
- a CDS encoding type II toxin-antitoxin system VapC family toxin: MARGLIADTSGIIALLDRDDSYHELAKKAIKNKQVFVPVTILPEVDYLATKYLGERVARAFLKDVNNDNFHLLPFDLVDLGKASEIMGRYRDLPLGLVDASLLVLAERYSLTKILTLDRRHFNLIQSDRVSYLTILP; this comes from the coding sequence ATGGCAAGAGGATTAATCGCAGATACGAGTGGTATTATTGCGCTATTAGACCGAGATGACAGCTATCATGAATTAGCGAAAAAAGCCATTAAAAATAAACAAGTTTTTGTTCCTGTAACTATATTACCCGAAGTCGATTATTTAGCTACCAAGTATCTTGGCGAACGAGTGGCTAGAGCTTTTTTAAAAGATGTAAACAACGATAATTTTCATTTGCTGCCTTTCGACTTAGTAGACTTAGGTAAAGCGAGTGAAATTATGGGTCGTTATCGAGATTTACCATTGGGGTTAGTTGATGCTAGTTTATTAGTGTTAGCCGAGCGCTACTCCCTTACTAAAATATTAACCTTAGACCGCAGACACTTTAATTTAATTCAATCAGATCGAGTTAGCTATTTAACGATACTTCCCTAA